CCCCCCCGCTATGCCGATGGCCACCGCCTCAATGAGAAATTGCAGCAGTATGTTGCGAAAAGTCGCGCCCAGCGCTTTTCTTATGCCGATTTCGCGCGTGCGCTCGGTCACCGATACCAGCATGATGTTCATGATGCCGATGCCGCCGACCAGCAAACTGATCGCCGCGATAAATCCCAAAAGCACGGTAATGGTCGCCACCGAATCGGTCGCCGCCTCCATTACCGCCGCTAAGTTGCGCACGGAAAAATCATTCTCCTCCCCCGCCCTTATCCGATGCCTTATCCGCAAAAATTCCGTTACGTCGTCCTGCACTTGATTTACGGCCGCTTCATCCGTAGCCTGTATGCTTATCCTCTGCACGTAGGCAATTCCCATCATGCGCTGCTGCGCGGTGGTCAAAGGGATGAAGATGACGTCGTCCTGATCCTGCCCGCCCGCCGACTGGCCTTTGCTTTCCAGCACGCCCAGCACCCTGAAGGGCGCCTTGTTTATCCTGATGGTCTGCCCCACCGGCTCCGTGCCGGGAAAAAGGTTTTCCGCCACCGTTTTTCCGATGACCGCGACCCGCCCCCGGCTGTCGAGATCGCGCGCCGTAAAGGACGAACCTTCTTTCATGGAAAAATCGCGCATCTGCATGTAAGCAGGCGTGGTGCCTTCCACGCTGGTCGTCCAGTTCTGGTTGCCGTAAACCACCTGGTAGGAACGGGAAACGGCGGGGGCGACCGCCGCCACGTTTTCAATGCTTTTCTCAATGCCCTTGGCGTCGTCGTATGTGAGGCGCGCGCCTGTGCCGTAGGCCATCCGCGCTCCGGACGAAGTCGTGCCGCCAGGCAGGACGATCAAGAGGTTGCTGCCCAAGCTGGCGATAGAGCTGCGCACGCGTTCTTGCACGCCCAGCCCCAAAGAAACCATAGTTATGACCGCGCCCACGCCGATAATTATGCCCAGCATGGTCAGGATGGACCGCAGTTTGTTGGCCTTGAGGCCTTCCAGCGCGATATCGACGCTTTCCCAAAACATATAGTTCACCTCTCGTCTTTAACGATCAGGCCGTCCCGGACAAGAATCGCGCGCCTGGCCTGCGCGGCGATCTCCGGCTCGTGCGTGACCAATATGATCGTGCGCCCTTCCGTATTCAGTTCCTTGAACATCGCCATTATATCCTGTCCGGATTTGCTGTCAAGGTTGCCTGTGGGTTCATCCGCCATGATAATGGAAGGGTTGTTTACCAGCGCCCTGGCGATCGCGACCCTTTGCCTCTGCCCGCCCGACAGCTCGTTCGGCCGGTGATCGAGCCGTTCGGCCAGCCCGACCCTTCCGAGCGCGTCGGCGGCTTTTTTCAGGCGGTCTTTTTCCGCGGCGCCGGCGTAGACCATTGGCAGGGCAACATTTTGCAAAGACGACATGCGCGGCAAAAGGTTAAAGCTTTGAAAAACAAAACCGATCTTTTTGTTGCGCGTCGCCGCCAGCTCGTCGTCATTGTAATCGCTCACCTCGCGCCCGTCAAGCATATAGGAACCTTTGCTCGGGCGGTCAAGGCAGCCGAGTATGTTCATGAGGGTGGATTTGCCTGAACCGGAAGGCCCCATAATCGCGACAAATTCGCCATTGTCTATCGCAAGATTGACGCCCGCCAGGGCGTTCACAATATTGTCGCCCATGACATAAGTCTTGTAAACATCGGTTATTTTTATTGTCCGCATTGGCCACGCCTCCTCAAAACAGCCTTGGCCCGCGCATGTTGCCGGCACGGTTGGCCGGCG
The nucleotide sequence above comes from Acidaminococcales bacterium. Encoded proteins:
- a CDS encoding ABC transporter permease, whose amino-acid sequence is MFWESVDIALEGLKANKLRSILTMLGIIIGVGAVITMVSLGLGVQERVRSSIASLGSNLLIVLPGGTTSSGARMAYGTGARLTYDDAKGIEKSIENVAAVAPAVSRSYQVVYGNQNWTTSVEGTTPAYMQMRDFSMKEGSSFTARDLDSRGRVAVIGKTVAENLFPGTEPVGQTIRINKAPFRVLGVLESKGQSAGGQDQDDVIFIPLTTAQQRMMGIAYVQRISIQATDEAAVNQVQDDVTEFLRIRHRIRAGEENDFSVRNLAAVMEAATDSVATITVLLGFIAAISLLVGGIGIMNIMLVSVTERTREIGIRKALGATFRNILLQFLIEAVAIGIAGGLTGIGLGVAVAYVLSYFSGWATIISLPAVLVSFAFSVAIGLFFGLYPARKAALLDPIEALRYE
- a CDS encoding ABC transporter ATP-binding protein, which translates into the protein MRTIKITDVYKTYVMGDNIVNALAGVNLAIDNGEFVAIMGPSGSGKSTLMNILGCLDRPSKGSYMLDGREVSDYNDDELAATRNKKIGFVFQSFNLLPRMSSLQNVALPMVYAGAAEKDRLKKAADALGRVGLAERLDHRPNELSGGQRQRVAIARALVNNPSIIMADEPTGNLDSKSGQDIMAMFKELNTEGRTIILVTHEPEIAAQARRAILVRDGLIVKDER